Within the Osmerus mordax isolate fOsmMor3 chromosome 6, fOsmMor3.pri, whole genome shotgun sequence genome, the region TACTCTAttgacttcccttctctcttctggtccctccttctctccccccggTTAACCCTAAAGATTGTGACTCAACAGATGGAGATCTTGCATTTCTGGTTTCCGGCTTCCAAATCTTCAGCAGCTGTGCTTTAGCATGGATTTGAGTCCAATGTTCTGGCAAAAACAGTGCTTTCAGTACATACCAAGTACATGCCACAAACAAGGAAACCACGGCAATATTACAAAGAAGAATGTAGATGTGTTACGGCAGCTGAGAACGTGCATTTACTGGCAGCAGTTTGATCTACATACAACACATTGTTTCACTTAGTCATACACGTGCAGGCATGTgaatgttgcacacacacacatgcacacacatacacacacacacacacacacacacacacacacacacacacacaggaagcaatCTGGAATACCACTAGAACTGCACTGTGCAGCATAAGTGAGCATTATGGagaggtgctctctctctctctccctcccccctccttccactcccCCTTCCAAAAGGCTTTAAGAGCATTGATCGTAGCAATAGCTTTCATCATAGTCTTCAAAATCTACCTTCTATAACACTGGAATTAAAAGCCTCACACAGTTGGGCCAGGCGCTAAGATGATGTTGGTTGCAGTTTTTACATTTGATTTCAGTTTCACATGACACAAATACAATCAGTGGAGTTGGACAACATGGAGTTTGAAGTGGGCTTCATCCAACCCAACCACCCCGGCTCATTCATAAATAATTCAGAGTTTTTTTCAGAGATAATGTAATTTAATGTGAGTATTTTTTTTGCATTAGCATGGACAAGAACATGATGAGCAATGCTGTAAAGGCTAGTTTAACAATCATTTGTTTGGTGATTGTTAAGATATAACATGTCCGTTATAGTATGTAGTATGAACATATAGTATGTcaatactatacacacacactctgtttgtGGTTCAGCGCTCACAGGAAGCAAGTCTGGGTTTCATTTCCTGATTGAAGCAAAGGTAAGTGAAGTATATAGGCTCAGGAAAGATTAAGCCACACAAGTGTAGACAGAAACCTATCTGTTTATATTATAATGTACATTCATACTGTTTATTTTCATGTAATTAATAAATGTTgacatttttttgtttgttaataTGATTTGCTATTACCATCAAAATCCTCTGCATTCACAGCATCCCAGCACCATCCACAAAGTCCAGCACAGCTGGGATGTTAGCATCTGGACCATCTGAACGGTTGGACACGGTCCTTTTCAGTTCCTCTTTCCCGTTCCCCAGGCAGTTATCCACATATTGGTGAAGCATGCTGTAGTAGTGGTCCCGGGTGTTGAAACGGTAAAAGTTGGAGATCTTCTGCCAGGCCTGGTTAGACGGGGTGGTGATGGGCTCTGGAGGCTGCACCTGGAAGAAGCTCTTCAGGTTTCTCTGGGCCAGCTCTCGGGCGTGGCCTTCGGAGAAGGTCTCCAGCAGCGTGCACTCCTGCTGGGCGTAGGACCTCCAGAAACTCAGCTGCAGGTAGCTGACAGGGGAGTTGCATCTGGACACACAGACCAGCAGCAGGCTGGACACCAGGATAGACGCAATCAGCAACCAACCCAAGATCTGAAACCACAATACAATGTGgggttagggagagggagaacaccCAAGCAATTCCCTTGAGaacagagtgggagagggatgtgtgagAGATGAGAGTAAGATGCAGAGACATTACTAGAGAGGGATCAATAAGTGAGATAAATACTGCCTACAGGGAGATCAGAGTTTGGAGTGAGGCATTCTGAAATGTAATTCCTCTCATGCAACATCAATTATGCTTGTTTTGTTTATCAACGTACAGTACTTGCCACCATGACAGGCGGAACTGGAGTGAAGTAACACTGatttattgttttgagaaatcaTGCAATAATTTCAGAACAAAAAAGGGACTTCCCATCCCCAGTCTCTTAGTTTTGCAATGTATAAGGGAAATATTAATGACTTAGGCCTACATAGGCGCAAGTAGAAATATTTGAGTTTAAAGATGGTAACATACCACTTCTAGCCTACTCATGAATGAGTATTAAATAGAGACCCAGATTTAATTTAGCCTTACTTGCGACTCGGCGCGAAGAATTGACAGCACCGCATCCTTGTCCGCGGATGGCACGGTACCCCCTTTACAAGGAAAGAGCGGCAGCTCTGCCTGGCACTGCTGGTGCTTCCCACGGCACAGTTGATTGTTGAAAACCGTTATATTCACGCCGGTCATGGCACATTCAAAGTAGTTGCCGTTCAGCAATGCGACTGCAATCCAACTGACAGGAGCGACCATGGCCTTCGAGGTGATCTGAAAGAGGACCACCCAAAACCCGAAAACGTTTTTGCAGCGAAACTTTGATTTGCGGAGACATATTCCTGTGAACAACTTCCATGTCCTATTGCTGAGGCTGTAGCCTAAGACTAAAAGTGCCAAAGCAGGCACGAGGAGGAACACCATTCCATAGGCAAAGTTCCAGTCACTGCATGGGCACTTGAAAACCACACTCGAAAAAATCTGTTCCCCGCCAGCGGTGACCAAGGCAACAAATCCCCAACTCAAGCTTTCCtgctgtttttgagcaatgttgAGGACCGTTTTGAATTTATCCATCTTGCTGGTTGCTTAGGATCTGTTGTGACAGTGAATTGTGGGAAGCATGTTAAGAAGAAAATATACTTTCAGTTCCGTTTTACGTTGTGTGTTTGCCTTCTTTCATGTGGGTCAGAGCTGGATACATTTCAGCAGCTTTCCACAAGATTATGATTCATGCTGGGTCAAGTAGGCCTACAGACTTCTGAAGACGCAATATGACATTTGTGACATTAACATAGCAgcagcatttttatataaaaagtGATGGTACAATATTATGTGTGGCGTGGTTGTGCCACCAACCGTTATGTTCCATAAATAAACCGTATAGCTGTGCAACAGGTTCTGGAGGGGGACGGCCCCAGACCCAAAACATAAGATATCACTGTCTGTAGTCCCCCTTctagaaaatataaaaaatgctCCAGCTATGTTAATGTCACAAATGTCATATTGCTTCTCCAGAAGTCTGTACTTGACCCTGCATTAGCCCCTACTGCAATATTCTGGCAAGCAGCTGAAATGCGTATCCAGCTCTGACCCACATGAAAGAAGgcaaacacacaacataaaACGGAACTGAAAGTATATTTTCTTCTGCACTTTTAGTCTTAGGCTACAGCCTCAGCAATAGGACATGGAAGTTGTTCACAGGAAAATGTCTCCGCAAATCAAAGTTTCGCTGCAAAAACGTTTTCGGGTTTTGGGTGGTCCTCTTTCAGATCACCACGAAGGCCATGGTCGCTCCTGTCAGTTGGATTGCAGTCGCATTGCTGAACGGCAACTACTTTGAATGTGCCATGACCGGCGTGAATATAACGGTTTTCAACAATCACCTGTGCCTTGAAGCATTGGCGGATCTacaggggggcaagggggggcaGCTGCCCCCCACTATAGAGCCTTtcccccccccagctgccccccTAACTTTGGTGATCCAAAAACTGTACTTGTAAAAACAAACCGCCACTATGTCCACGAGCTTCTCAAAACATTGAACTGAACAATACATTTACCGAAAGTGAacaattaaatgttttatttgaaaCGTGTTCTTAGCCCCCTGCCCCTCAAATAGCTACGTCCCTGCATCAAAAGTGCAGAGTGACGTTCACACAGTCTGGCTCGCACACAGTCTGGCTCGCACACAGTCTGGCTCGCACACAGCGAGTCTTCTGCGGTGCGGTGGCACTGCAGCCCGGCAAAGACTGGAGCAATTGAGCTGCCCCCGAGCCTCTCAAGGTGAAGTCAATTTCCCCAGGTGAAGTTTAAACACACATGTTTAACTTAAAGTTACATTGGCAATGAACGTAATGTATGCTAAAGACGATTCAGCATCAGCAAAAACAGCGAGTCTATCTACGTTAGCCAAAAGTCAAATCGCTTCATTTGTAAGAGCACTCTGCCCTTTGATTAGTTTTGATTTTAGTAAAGACAGCTTAATATATAATATAGCTAAACTCTTGTTTGTATCCATAAAGTTTAGCCTACTGATAGTCGCTGTTTTGCCGACCTTACATTACAACACACAATAATATAGTGCCAGTTGGGAGATCGATCATTTATATGATTATCTAAGCAGtcctataaatatatatatatatatatatatcgtttGTGAAATGTTAGCTGCAAAGAATAACAACTGTCGCCTTAAGCTTTCCTAAAAAAGATGGGTGATCGGGTCATTTGTGGACTGTAATGAT harbors:
- the calhm6 gene encoding calcium homeostasis modulator protein 6 produces the protein MDKFKTVLNIAQKQQESLSWGFVALVTAGGEQIFSSVVFKCPCSDWNFAYGMVFLLVPALALLVLGYSLSNRTWKLFTGICLRKSKFRCKNVFGFWVVLFQITSKAMVAPVSWIAVALLNGNYFECAMTGVNITVFNNQLCRGKHQQCQAELPLFPCKGGTVPSADKDAVLSILRAESQILGWLLIASILVSSLLLVCVSRCNSPVSYLQLSFWRSYAQQECTLLETFSEGHARELAQRNLKSFFQVQPPEPITTPSNQAWQKISNFYRFNTRDHYYSMLHQYVDNCLGNGKEELKRTVSNRSDGPDANIPAVLDFVDGAGML